In a genomic window of Halobiforma lacisalsi AJ5:
- a CDS encoding heme NO-binding domain-containing protein translates to MHGIVHKTLKEYVVDRAGEDAWNAVAERAGLESTLYLPVSRYDDADVDDALDALSTLADEDRRRVERDFGRTLAPELLSTFDAHVSTDGDLATLLTTLGTAYEELEVGVDDVTLPDVTGRRTDEGPVIVTYRSPRERGYCWLAYGILEGLAAALDADATVTKTDCAYGRGDGDGDGEDEAESDACRFRVSVA, encoded by the coding sequence ATGCACGGAATCGTCCACAAGACCCTGAAGGAGTACGTCGTCGACCGGGCCGGCGAGGACGCCTGGAACGCCGTCGCCGAGCGGGCCGGCCTCGAGTCGACCCTCTACCTCCCGGTCTCGCGCTACGACGACGCCGACGTCGACGACGCTCTCGACGCCCTCTCGACGCTCGCCGACGAGGACAGGCGCCGGGTCGAACGCGACTTCGGCCGGACCCTCGCCCCGGAACTGCTCTCGACGTTCGACGCGCACGTCTCGACCGACGGCGACCTCGCCACGCTGTTGACGACGCTGGGGACGGCCTACGAGGAACTCGAGGTCGGGGTCGACGACGTCACGCTCCCCGACGTCACCGGTCGCCGGACGGACGAGGGGCCGGTGATCGTCACCTACCGATCGCCACGAGAGCGGGGGTACTGCTGGCTGGCCTACGGGATCCTCGAGGGGCTGGCCGCAGCCCTCGACGCCGACGCGACCGTGACGAAGACCGACTGTGCCTACGGCCGCGGTGACGGCGACGGCGACGGCGAGGACGAAGCCGAGAGCGACGCCTGCCGGTTCCGGGTTTCAGTCGCGTAA
- the prs gene encoding ribose-phosphate diphosphokinase has translation MIVSGSASQALAAALADELEVPLAEVAYDRFPDGELLAAAPGVAEANPDRAVVVGSTVSSDAHLELLQLQDAVREAGTDEVVTVLPYMGYARQDEAFEPGHPVSARAVARAVSSGTDRVLTVNPHEEAVCEFFEPTATAVDAAGRLAEPLPADLTDPVFLSPDAGAVDLAETVRDAYGEGEGEVDYFEKTRHSGTDVEITPSDVDVAGRDVVVTDDIIATGSTMSEAVGVLGERDVGRVFVTCVHPLLARDAYAKLSRAGVEAIYGTDTIERGSSAVSVAPVLADRL, from the coding sequence ATGATCGTCAGCGGATCCGCGTCGCAGGCGCTCGCCGCCGCGCTCGCGGACGAACTCGAGGTACCGCTCGCCGAAGTCGCGTACGACCGGTTTCCCGACGGCGAACTGCTCGCGGCCGCGCCCGGCGTCGCCGAGGCGAACCCGGATCGGGCGGTCGTCGTCGGCTCTACCGTCTCGAGCGACGCCCACCTCGAACTCCTCCAGTTGCAAGACGCCGTCCGCGAAGCCGGGACCGACGAGGTCGTCACGGTCCTTCCGTACATGGGCTACGCGCGCCAGGACGAGGCCTTCGAGCCCGGCCACCCCGTCTCCGCGCGGGCGGTCGCCCGCGCCGTCTCGAGCGGGACCGATCGCGTGCTGACGGTCAACCCCCACGAGGAAGCCGTCTGCGAGTTCTTCGAACCGACGGCGACCGCCGTCGACGCCGCGGGTCGCCTCGCGGAGCCGCTGCCCGCGGATCTCACGGATCCCGTCTTTCTCTCACCCGACGCGGGCGCGGTCGACCTGGCGGAGACGGTCCGCGACGCCTACGGCGAGGGCGAAGGCGAGGTCGACTACTTCGAGAAGACCCGCCACTCGGGCACCGACGTCGAGATCACGCCCAGCGACGTCGACGTGGCCGGACGCGACGTCGTCGTCACCGACGACATCATCGCCACGGGATCGACGATGAGCGAGGCCGTGGGCGTCCTCGGCGAGCGCGACGTCGGCCGCGTATTCGTCACCTGCGTGCACCCGCTGCTCGCCCGCGACGCGTACGCGAAACTCTCGCGGGCCGGCGTCGAGGCGATCTACGGCACCGACACGATCGAACGCGGCTCGAGCGCCGTCTCGGTCGCGCCCGTCCTTGCGGACCGTCTGTAA